From the genome of Streptomyces sp. NBC_01116, one region includes:
- a CDS encoding XRE family transcriptional regulator — MAPGHVAYGMRASFGTSHVGPEHVIAWERGTHVPDATEFTALAGALWCQPSELMGHPRTLLEHRIARGVSAEEVARATGLTLDAYLSMEEAGLWTGDKRQSVKLGEVLALPPRDFIAITRLEEELARLLTEAVSTRWQAHIRDIAKLVSMERRDLKSPLSTMHQEYQGLLAATLSRAGGTTASGEDGRRYIEDIVDHFWTRLPGSSRE; from the coding sequence ATGGCACCCGGTCATGTCGCCTACGGCATGCGCGCGTCCTTCGGCACGTCACACGTCGGCCCCGAGCATGTGATCGCGTGGGAGCGCGGAACCCATGTACCGGACGCGACGGAGTTCACCGCCCTGGCGGGCGCGTTGTGGTGTCAGCCCAGCGAACTCATGGGCCATCCGCGCACCTTGCTCGAACACCGCATCGCGCGCGGTGTCTCGGCCGAAGAGGTCGCGCGGGCCACCGGCCTCACCCTCGACGCGTATCTGTCCATGGAGGAGGCCGGTCTGTGGACCGGCGACAAACGGCAGTCCGTCAAGCTCGGCGAGGTCCTCGCCCTTCCTCCGCGTGACTTCATCGCCATCACCAGGCTGGAGGAGGAGTTGGCCCGTCTCCTCACCGAGGCGGTCTCCACCCGCTGGCAGGCGCACATCCGCGACATCGCGAAGCTCGTCTCCATGGAGCGCCGCGACCTCAAGAGCCCCCTGTCCACCATGCACCAGGAGTACCAGGGCCTCCTGGCGGCCACCCTGAGCCGGGCCGGCGGCACCACGGCATCCGGCGAGGACGGGCGCCGCTACATCGAGGACATCGTCGACCACTTCTGGACCCGGCTGCCGGGCTCCTCCCGGGAGTAG
- a CDS encoding NCS2 family permease translates to MHPSTTSPPLDAKPDGSGGAVDRFFRISERGSTYLQEIRGGFATFFTMAYILVLNPIILGGAEDKFGKQLDNVQLVTATALVAAVMTLIMGVGGNLPLALAAGLGINAVVAYQIAPLMSWDDAMGLIVLEGLLICVLVVTGLREAIMHAIPQPLKQAISVGIGLFIAFIGFVDAGFVTRIPDAANSTVPVQLGTGTLTGWPMLVFCLGVLLTIVLLARKVKGAILISIVLMTVVAIVINEIATIKSWGLTSPSIPSNPVAAPDFGLLGRFDLFGSFGQVSVLTVILLIFTLILSDFFDTMGTVVGVTAEAGLLDERGQVPGLGRVLLIDGAAAVAGGAASSSSATTYIESAAGVGEGARTGFANMITGGLFALALFLTPVLTIVPMQAAAPALVVVGFLMMTQVKHIDWDRYDVAIPAFLTIVVMPFTYSITNGIGAGFVAYVVIKACLGKAREVHWLLWGTAALFLVYFIIDPLEQILGLK, encoded by the coding sequence ATGCACCCCAGTACGACCAGCCCGCCGCTCGACGCGAAGCCAGACGGATCGGGGGGCGCCGTCGACCGGTTCTTCCGCATCAGCGAACGCGGTTCGACCTACCTCCAGGAGATACGCGGCGGATTCGCCACGTTCTTCACGATGGCGTACATCCTGGTGCTCAACCCGATCATCCTGGGCGGGGCCGAGGACAAGTTCGGCAAGCAGCTGGACAACGTGCAGCTGGTCACCGCCACCGCCCTGGTCGCCGCGGTGATGACGCTGATCATGGGTGTGGGCGGAAATCTGCCGCTGGCCCTGGCGGCGGGCCTGGGCATCAACGCCGTCGTCGCCTACCAGATCGCGCCCCTGATGAGCTGGGACGACGCGATGGGCCTCATCGTGCTCGAAGGGCTGCTGATCTGCGTTCTGGTGGTGACCGGGTTGCGCGAGGCGATCATGCACGCCATTCCGCAGCCCCTCAAGCAGGCCATCAGCGTCGGCATCGGCCTGTTCATCGCCTTCATCGGCTTCGTGGACGCCGGGTTCGTCACCCGCATCCCGGACGCCGCGAACTCCACCGTGCCCGTCCAGCTCGGCACCGGCACGCTCACCGGCTGGCCGATGCTCGTCTTCTGCCTCGGTGTGCTCCTGACGATCGTGCTGCTCGCCCGGAAGGTCAAGGGCGCGATCCTCATCAGCATCGTCCTGATGACCGTCGTCGCCATCGTCATCAACGAGATCGCCACCATCAAGTCCTGGGGCCTGACCTCGCCCTCGATCCCCAGCAACCCCGTCGCCGCGCCCGACTTCGGGCTGCTGGGCCGGTTCGACCTGTTCGGGTCGTTCGGTCAGGTCAGCGTCCTGACGGTCATCCTGCTCATCTTCACGCTCATCCTGTCCGACTTCTTCGACACGATGGGCACGGTCGTGGGTGTCACGGCGGAGGCCGGGCTCCTCGACGAGCGGGGTCAGGTGCCCGGCCTCGGCCGCGTCCTGCTCATCGACGGCGCGGCCGCCGTCGCCGGTGGCGCGGCGTCCTCGTCGTCGGCCACCACGTACATCGAGTCCGCCGCGGGGGTCGGCGAAGGCGCCCGTACCGGCTTCGCCAACATGATCACCGGCGGGCTGTTCGCGCTGGCCCTCTTCCTGACGCCCGTCCTGACGATCGTGCCGATGCAGGCGGCGGCGCCCGCGCTCGTCGTAGTCGGGTTCCTGATGATGACCCAGGTCAAGCACATCGACTGGGACCGCTACGACGTCGCCATCCCGGCCTTCCTCACCATCGTCGTCATGCCGTTCACCTACTCCATCACCAACGGCATCGGCGCCGGCTTCGTGGCCTACGTGGTCATCAAGGCGTGCCTGGGCAAGGCGCGCGAAGTCCACTGGCTGCTGTGGGGCACCGCCGCGCTCTTCCTCGTCTACTTCATCATCGACCCGCTGGAGCAGATCCTCGGCCTCAAGTAG
- a CDS encoding VOC family protein: MRISPEMITIDCADPQALAAWWAEALGVEDTQDYDAFVVLAATPLVLGFQRVPEPRATKNRVHVDFSSPDRPADVERLAKLGATVVGEQSMQGMSWTVLRDPEGNEFCLSDAGSH, translated from the coding sequence ATGCGCATCTCACCGGAAATGATCACGATCGACTGTGCCGATCCCCAGGCCCTGGCGGCCTGGTGGGCCGAGGCGCTGGGCGTCGAGGACACGCAGGACTACGACGCGTTCGTCGTCCTCGCGGCGACCCCGCTGGTCCTCGGATTCCAGCGGGTGCCCGAGCCCAGGGCCACCAAGAACCGGGTGCACGTCGACTTCTCCTCGCCCGACCGCCCGGCCGACGTGGAGCGCCTGGCGAAGCTGGGCGCGACCGTCGTCGGCGAGCAGTCGATGCAGGGGATGTCCTGGACCGTCCTCAGGGATCCGGAGGGCAACGAGTTCTGCCTCTCCGACGCCGGGAGCCACTGA
- a CDS encoding DsbA family protein, translating to MSENTPADGRTPVDFWFDPLCPWAWMTSRWMLEVEKVRDVEVRWHVMSLAVLNEDKLDELPEEYRDMLENQAWGPVRVVVAARQLHGDAVVGPLYTALGTRFHNNGEGPTREAVAAALKDVGLPADLADYADSDRYDTELRASHQEGIDKVGQEVGTPVIAVPGADGEQVAFFGPVVTPAPKGEDAAKLWDGTLLVASIPGFYEIKRTRTQGPVFD from the coding sequence ATGTCCGAGAACACCCCGGCCGACGGCAGGACCCCGGTCGACTTCTGGTTCGACCCCCTCTGCCCCTGGGCGTGGATGACCTCGCGCTGGATGCTGGAGGTGGAGAAGGTCCGCGACGTCGAGGTCCGCTGGCACGTGATGAGCCTGGCCGTCCTGAACGAGGACAAGCTGGACGAGCTGCCCGAGGAGTACCGCGACATGCTGGAGAACCAGGCCTGGGGCCCGGTCCGGGTCGTCGTCGCCGCCCGGCAGCTCCACGGCGACGCGGTCGTCGGTCCCCTGTACACCGCGCTCGGCACCCGCTTCCACAACAACGGCGAAGGCCCCACCCGTGAGGCCGTCGCCGCCGCGCTGAAGGACGTCGGCCTGCCCGCCGACCTCGCCGACTACGCCGACTCCGACCGCTACGACACCGAGCTGCGGGCCTCCCACCAGGAGGGCATCGACAAGGTCGGCCAGGAGGTCGGCACCCCGGTCATCGCCGTTCCCGGCGCGGACGGCGAGCAGGTCGCCTTCTTCGGCCCGGTCGTCACGCCCGCGCCCAAGGGCGAGGATGCGGCGAAGCTCTGGGACGGCACGCTGCTGGTCGCCTCCATCCCGGGCTTCTACGAGATCAAGCGGACCCGGACCCAGGGCCCGGTCTTCGACTGA
- the pepN gene encoding aminopeptidase N: MPGENLSRDEAQKRAELLTVDGYEVELDLRSAVGEPEGADGGDGESGPRTFRSLTTIRFRSARAGASTFADLVAPGVDAVTLNGTALDPAVVFDGTRVALDGLVEGENTLVVDARCAYSRTGEGMHRFVDPEDGEVYLYTQYEPADARRVFANFEQPDLKAPYRFRVAAPEGWRVWSNGAEESHEGGVRTFAETKPISTYITAVVAGPYHYVSDHYSRTFDDGTTLEIPLGAMCRKGLAKHFDADDVFLITKQGLDFFHDHFDYPYPFGKYDQAFVPEYNLGAMENPGMVTFREEYIYRGKVTSAAYERRANVILHEMAHMWFGDLVTMEWWDDLWLKESFADFMGSFSMVEATRFTNGWITFANNRKAWAYRADQLPSTHPITADIRDLEDAKLNFDGITYAKGASVLKQLVAYVGRDAFLEGARRYFKSHAYGNTRLGDLLSVLAETSGRDMTAWSRSWLQTAGVNVLTPVPRYDADGKLAELAVVQEAAASHPELRPHRVAVGLYRRTPEGELTRYARAEVDVAGERSVVEALAGSERPDLILVNDDDLTYCKVRFDEGSLATLRDHLGAITDPLARALCWSALWNLTRDALMPARDFVALVLAHAGRESDIGVLQMLHSWAQSALVNYAAPDWREEGGRALADGALRELRSAEPGSQHQLTWARFFAAVASSEEDFQLLGGLLEGTARIDGLDVDQELRWAFLSPLASHGAANEAAIDAELARDDTASGKRHHVRCLASRPSEAVKAQAWAAVVESDKLSNALVEATISGFGQPSQRELLAPYTSRYFEVIERIWAERSIQIGMHVVRGMFPGLQDSAATLAATDAWLGEHENAAPALRRLVLEARDDLARALRGQECDRAAA, translated from the coding sequence GTGCCCGGTGAAAACCTGTCCCGCGACGAGGCCCAGAAGAGGGCCGAGCTGCTGACCGTCGACGGATACGAGGTCGAGCTCGACCTGCGGTCCGCCGTCGGCGAGCCCGAGGGGGCCGACGGGGGCGACGGGGAGTCCGGTCCGCGGACCTTCCGTTCGCTGACCACGATCCGGTTCCGCTCGGCCCGTGCGGGCGCCTCGACCTTCGCCGACCTGGTGGCCCCGGGGGTGGACGCGGTGACGCTGAACGGCACGGCCCTCGACCCGGCGGTCGTGTTCGACGGGACGCGGGTGGCGCTGGACGGGCTCGTCGAGGGCGAGAACACGCTCGTGGTCGACGCCCGCTGCGCGTACAGCCGGACCGGCGAGGGCATGCACCGCTTCGTCGACCCGGAGGACGGCGAGGTCTACCTCTACACGCAGTACGAGCCGGCCGACGCCCGCCGCGTCTTCGCCAACTTCGAACAGCCCGACCTCAAGGCCCCCTACCGCTTCCGGGTGGCCGCCCCCGAAGGCTGGCGGGTCTGGTCCAACGGGGCCGAGGAGTCCCACGAGGGCGGGGTGCGGACGTTCGCCGAGACGAAGCCGATCTCCACCTACATCACGGCCGTCGTCGCCGGTCCGTACCACTACGTCAGCGATCACTACAGCCGTACGTTCGACGACGGCACCACGCTGGAGATCCCGCTCGGCGCGATGTGCCGCAAGGGCCTCGCGAAGCACTTCGACGCGGACGACGTCTTCCTGATCACCAAGCAGGGCCTGGACTTCTTCCACGACCACTTCGACTACCCGTACCCCTTCGGGAAGTACGACCAGGCGTTCGTGCCCGAGTACAACCTCGGGGCCATGGAGAACCCGGGCATGGTCACGTTCCGCGAGGAGTACATCTACCGCGGCAAGGTCACCTCGGCGGCCTACGAGCGGCGCGCCAACGTCATCCTGCACGAGATGGCGCACATGTGGTTCGGCGACCTGGTCACCATGGAGTGGTGGGACGACCTGTGGCTGAAGGAGTCCTTCGCGGACTTCATGGGCTCCTTCTCGATGGTCGAGGCGACCCGCTTCACCAACGGCTGGATCACCTTCGCCAACAACCGCAAGGCGTGGGCCTACCGCGCCGACCAGCTGCCCTCCACGCACCCCATCACGGCGGACATCCGTGACCTGGAGGACGCCAAGCTGAACTTCGACGGGATCACGTACGCCAAGGGCGCCTCCGTGCTCAAGCAGCTCGTGGCGTACGTGGGGCGCGACGCGTTCCTCGAAGGCGCCCGGCGCTACTTCAAGAGCCACGCCTACGGCAACACGCGCCTGGGCGACCTGCTGTCGGTGCTGGCCGAGACGTCCGGCCGCGACATGACGGCCTGGTCGCGCTCCTGGCTCCAGACGGCGGGCGTCAACGTGCTCACCCCCGTGCCCCGTTACGACGCCGACGGGAAGCTGGCCGAACTGGCCGTCGTCCAGGAGGCCGCAGCCTCGCATCCGGAGCTGCGCCCGCACCGCGTCGCGGTCGGCCTGTACCGGCGTACGCCGGAGGGCGAGCTGACGCGTTACGCGCGCGCCGAGGTGGACGTGGCCGGTGAGCGGAGCGTGGTGGAGGCCCTGGCCGGCTCCGAGCGGCCCGATCTGATCCTGGTCAACGACGACGACCTCACGTACTGCAAGGTCCGCTTCGACGAGGGCTCGCTGGCCACGCTCCGCGACCACCTGGGCGCGATCACGGACCCGCTGGCCCGGGCCCTGTGCTGGTCGGCCCTGTGGAACCTGACCCGGGACGCGTTGATGCCGGCCCGCGACTTCGTCGCGCTGGTGCTGGCGCACGCCGGGCGGGAGAGCGACATCGGCGTCCTCCAGATGCTGCACTCCTGGGCGCAGTCCGCGCTGGTCAACTACGCGGCCCCCGACTGGCGCGAGGAGGGCGGCCGGGCGCTCGCCGACGGCGCGCTGCGCGAGCTGCGGAGCGCCGAGCCGGGCAGCCAGCACCAGCTGACCTGGGCCCGCTTCTTCGCGGCGGTCGCCTCGTCCGAGGAGGACTTCCAGCTGCTCGGCGGGCTGCTGGAGGGCACGGCCCGGATCGACGGTCTCGACGTCGACCAGGAGCTGCGCTGGGCCTTCCTCTCCCCGCTCGCCTCCCACGGGGCGGCGAACGAGGCGGCGATCGACGCCGAGCTGGCCCGCGACGACACGGCCTCCGGCAAGCGCCACCACGTGCGGTGCCTGGCCTCGCGCCCCTCGGAGGCGGTCAAGGCGCAGGCGTGGGCGGCGGTCGTGGAGTCGGACAAGCTGTCCAACGCGCTGGTCGAGGCGACGATCTCCGGCTTCGGGCAGCCCTCCCAGCGGGAGCTGCTCGCCCCCTACACGAGCCGCTACTTCGAGGTGATCGAGCGGATCTGGGCGGAGCGGTCCATCCAGATCGGCATGCACGTGGTGCGGGGGATGTTCCCCGGCCTCCAGGACAGCGCCGCGACCCTCGCGGCGACCGACGCCTGGCTGGGCGAGCACGAGAACGCCGCCCCGGCGCTGCGGCGGCTGGTGCTGGAGGCCCGGGACGATCTCGCGCGGGCACTGCGCGGCCAGGAGTGCGACCGGGCCGCGGCGTAG
- a CDS encoding S8 family serine peptidase, translating to MLMTKESPSSIPGARRAARIAAAAGLAAALAASGAAPVFAAEDPAPAPVKPAATSDRGDKLGKADADVLAKAEAKGEKSVTMMVATTPGATEQVSKQLDAVEGSVLGRTYDKLGYVRATVPTSRAEATIKAASKLSSVLGIDLKQEIKLDDPTPKGDRAAGAKQPKATGSYAAPDKKTPAKNPYNPSFETGAVDFVEKHPTADGRGITIGVLDSGVDLGHPALKKTTTGERKIVDWVTATDPVNDGDGTWLQMSQTVTGPTFTSGGKTYSAPAGSYKFATFAEAATTGGEMAGDLNRDGDTTDVWGVLYDPVTGTTRVDLNNNADFSDDTVLKPYKEKFQVSYFGEDDPRTQVVERIPFVVETRKNVVLNASGAKADFVNIGVIEGAHGTHVAGITAANGLFGGEMNGAAPGAKIVSSRACTWSGGCTNIALTEGMIDLVVNRGVDIVNMSIGGLPPLNDGNNARAELYKRLIDIYGVQLVISAGNSGPGLNTIGDPSVADHVISVGASISKETWAANYGSNVTKKYDMQPFSSRGPREDGGFTPVIAAPGASINTTQTWAPGGPVKEAGYALPAGYSMLQGTSMASPQAAGAAALLLSAAKQKGIELPPADLRTALTSTATHIEDVPAHAQGSGLINIVKAWKQIAKQGKPAHEFSVKAPVDTAIDFALKDPGFGTGLYDREGGLKVGETKVYDVVVTRTTGPDRNVQHKLSWRNNDGTFELSSPQYVSLPLGTPVKVKVKAKAKSAGVHSAILRVDDKKTSGVDHQIMTTVVVAHELQQPGYAYKASGSVQRNGTTSYFVNVPEGAKTLEVALSALRSGSQTRFVSLHPYGTPVDPTTTTFCYPNYENPANTCRPDARSYKDPQPGVWEIEVEARRTSPLLDNPYKLDVSLLGATFDPAVQTIAEAKIGTPAAVNWTVTNGAADLQGKLQGGSLGSAKVAKPSISTGETRETTVTIGAGVEKLDVAIGGTSDANADLDLYVFRGATQVGSGTTAGSEETVSLLKPAAGTYTVVIDGYSVPTGSTTYDYRDVYYAASLGTIKVDSTKAVNLANGASAQVGAEVVVAGAAPAGRQFFGEVKLVNARGTAAGTGSVVIEKVTP from the coding sequence ATGCTGATGACCAAGGAATCCCCCAGCTCCATACCCGGGGCCAGACGCGCGGCTCGTATCGCGGCCGCTGCCGGACTGGCGGCCGCACTCGCCGCCTCCGGCGCCGCTCCGGTGTTCGCCGCCGAGGACCCGGCACCGGCACCCGTCAAACCGGCCGCCACGAGCGACCGGGGCGACAAGCTCGGCAAGGCCGACGCCGATGTCCTGGCGAAGGCCGAGGCCAAGGGCGAGAAGAGCGTCACGATGATGGTCGCCACCACCCCGGGGGCGACCGAGCAGGTCAGCAAGCAGCTGGACGCCGTCGAGGGCTCCGTGCTCGGCCGGACCTACGACAAGCTCGGCTACGTCCGGGCGACGGTCCCGACCAGCCGCGCCGAGGCCACCATCAAGGCGGCCTCCAAGCTCTCCTCCGTCCTCGGCATCGATCTCAAGCAGGAGATCAAGCTGGACGACCCGACGCCCAAGGGCGACCGGGCCGCCGGAGCGAAGCAGCCGAAGGCCACGGGCAGTTACGCGGCGCCGGACAAGAAGACCCCGGCGAAGAACCCGTACAACCCGTCGTTCGAGACGGGCGCGGTCGACTTCGTCGAGAAGCACCCGACGGCCGACGGCCGCGGGATCACCATCGGCGTCCTGGACTCCGGCGTCGACCTCGGTCACCCGGCCCTGAAGAAGACCACCACCGGCGAGCGCAAGATCGTCGACTGGGTGACCGCGACCGACCCGGTGAACGACGGCGACGGCACCTGGCTGCAGATGTCGCAGACCGTCACCGGCCCGACGTTCACGTCCGGCGGGAAGACCTACTCGGCGCCGGCGGGCAGCTACAAGTTCGCCACGTTCGCCGAGGCGGCCACCACCGGCGGCGAGATGGCGGGCGACCTCAACCGCGACGGTGACACCACCGACGTCTGGGGCGTGCTGTACGACCCGGTCACCGGCACCACCCGGGTGGACCTGAACAACAACGCGGACTTCTCCGACGACACGGTCCTCAAGCCGTACAAGGAGAAGTTCCAGGTCTCCTACTTCGGTGAGGACGACCCGCGCACCCAGGTCGTCGAGCGCATCCCGTTCGTCGTCGAGACCCGCAAGAACGTCGTCCTCAACGCCTCCGGCGCGAAGGCCGACTTCGTCAACATCGGCGTCATCGAGGGCGCGCACGGCACCCACGTCGCCGGCATCACCGCGGCCAACGGGCTGTTCGGCGGCGAGATGAACGGCGCCGCCCCCGGCGCCAAGATCGTCTCCTCGCGCGCCTGCACCTGGTCCGGCGGCTGCACCAACATCGCGCTGACCGAGGGCATGATCGACCTCGTCGTCAACCGCGGCGTCGACATCGTCAACATGTCGATCGGCGGCCTGCCGCCGCTGAACGACGGCAACAACGCGCGCGCCGAGCTGTACAAGCGGCTCATCGACATCTACGGCGTGCAGCTGGTCATCTCGGCCGGCAACAGCGGCCCGGGGCTCAACACCATCGGTGACCCGTCGGTCGCCGACCACGTGATCTCGGTCGGCGCGTCGATCTCCAAGGAGACGTGGGCGGCCAACTACGGCTCCAACGTCACCAAGAAGTACGACATGCAGCCCTTCTCCTCGCGCGGTCCGCGTGAGGACGGCGGCTTCACGCCGGTCATCGCGGCGCCGGGCGCGTCCATCAACACCACCCAGACCTGGGCGCCGGGCGGTCCGGTCAAGGAGGCGGGTTACGCCCTGCCGGCCGGCTACTCCATGCTCCAGGGCACCTCGATGGCCTCCCCGCAGGCGGCGGGCGCCGCGGCGCTGCTGCTGTCGGCGGCGAAGCAGAAGGGCATCGAGCTTCCCCCGGCCGACCTGCGTACCGCGCTGACCAGCACCGCGACCCACATCGAGGACGTGCCCGCGCACGCCCAGGGCTCCGGTCTGATCAACATCGTCAAGGCGTGGAAGCAGATCGCCAAGCAGGGCAAGCCCGCGCACGAGTTCTCGGTGAAGGCCCCGGTCGACACCGCGATCGACTTCGCGCTCAAGGACCCGGGCTTCGGCACCGGCCTCTACGACCGCGAGGGCGGCCTGAAGGTCGGCGAGACCAAGGTCTACGACGTCGTCGTCACCCGCACCACGGGCCCGGACCGCAACGTCCAGCACAAGCTGTCCTGGAGGAACAACGACGGCACCTTCGAGCTGAGCAGCCCCCAGTACGTCTCGCTGCCGCTCGGCACGCCGGTCAAGGTCAAGGTCAAGGCGAAGGCGAAGTCCGCCGGCGTCCACAGCGCCATCCTGCGGGTCGACGACAAGAAGACCTCCGGCGTGGACCACCAGATCATGACCACGGTCGTCGTCGCCCACGAGCTGCAGCAGCCCGGCTACGCCTACAAGGCGTCCGGCTCGGTCCAGCGCAACGGCACCACGTCGTACTTCGTCAACGTGCCCGAGGGCGCGAAGACCCTTGAGGTCGCCCTCAGCGCGCTGCGCTCGGGCAGCCAGACGCGGTTCGTCTCCCTGCACCCGTACGGGACGCCGGTCGACCCGACCACGACGACCTTCTGCTACCCGAACTACGAGAACCCGGCCAACACCTGCCGCCCGGACGCGCGTTCCTACAAGGACCCGCAGCCCGGCGTGTGGGAGATCGAGGTCGAGGCGCGTCGTACGTCGCCGCTGCTGGACAACCCGTACAAGCTGGACGTCTCGCTGCTCGGCGCGACCTTCGACCCGGCGGTGCAGACCATCGCCGAGGCGAAGATCGGCACTCCGGCCGCGGTGAACTGGACGGTCACCAACGGCGCCGCCGACCTCCAGGGCAAGCTCCAGGGCGGCTCGCTGGGTTCGGCCAAGGTGGCGAAGCCGTCGATCTCGACGGGCGAGACCCGTGAGACCACGGTCACCATCGGCGCGGGCGTCGAGAAGCTCGACGTCGCCATCGGCGGCACGTCGGACGCCAACGCCGACCTCGACCTGTACGTCTTCCGGGGCGCCACGCAGGTCGGCAGCGGGACCACCGCCGGTTCCGAGGAGACGGTCAGCCTGCTGAAGCCCGCCGCGGGCACGTACACCGTCGTCATCGACGGCTACTCGGTCCCGACCGGGTCGACCACGTACGACTACCGCGACGTGTACTACGCGGCGTCGCTCGGCACGATCAAGGTCGACTCCACCAAGGCGGTGAACCTGGCCAACGGCGCGTCGGCCCAGGTCGGCGCCGAGGTCGTGGTGGCCGGGGCGGCCCCCGCGGGCCGTCAGTTCTTCGGCGAGGTCAAGCTGGTCAACGCGCGCGGCACCGCCGCGGGCACCGGCAGCGTCGTGATCGAGAAGGTCACGCCGTAA